ATGCCGCGAACAAACTCAGGGATATCGCTGATTTTGCTGTTGCTGATGTAAAAGTTTTCAATCGCTCGCAGAGTGTGAACACCGTAGTAGGCATCCGCTGGAACTTCCCTGGTACCCAACAAATCTTCTTCGATACGAATGTTGTTTAACATGTGAACCTTCTTACTTAAGCTGACTAAGAATGCACCAAACTCACAGGATATATGTGGTTATGGAGGTAAAATGACCGACATTTATGTCCTTAATCGGTCTGGTGCCCACGATCATATGCTGATGATAGCGAAAAGCAGTAACCTGGATCACTTATTCCCGGCCGCGTCTGATGACAATTATTAAACTGTGAAATGGGTCACCGCTTAAAAATTTCCAGAAAAAATGTCCGTGCAAAGTGATTGAACTTTGACTAAGGCGCCTCCATCTCAGTGTATATGCGTTCGCACATCCATTTCTAAGGCGCCAGAAGGCGCCTGCTTTTTACAGGAGAACCCGGTGCGCTGGATACCCTTTATCGCCTTCTTTCTTTACATCTACATTGAAATTTCCATCTTTATTCAGGTGGCGCATGTGTTCGGCGTTTTTCTGACCTTAGTACTGGTGATTTTCACCTCGGTCATCGGGATGTCGCTGGTGCGTAACCAAGGCTTTAAAAACCTGATGCTGATGCAGCAGAAAATGGAAGCGGGCGAAAGCCCGGCGGCGGAAATGCTGAAGAGCGTGTCGCTGATTATCGCAGGCCTGTTGCTTCTGTTGCCTGGCTTCTTTACCGATTTCCTCGGCCTGCTGTTGCTGCTGCCGCCGGTGCAAAAACTTATTACCCTGCGCCTGATGCCGCATTTGCGCTTTGGGCGGATGCCGGGCGGTGGTTTTGGGGCTTCATCGCAGGGCGGCAACACCTTCGACGGCGAGTACCAGCGTAAAGACGACGGCCCCAAACGTCTTGAAGACCACGATCGCGACTCGCGATAAAAAATCCAAAAAATTTTTTTCTTTTCCCCCTTGAAGGGGGAAAACCCCAACCCCATCTCTCAGGGCACCAGCCGGAAACCTTCACGGGCCGGCTCAATCCCTAACTGATACGGACTTTCTCAAAGGAGAGCTATCAATGAATATTCGTCCATTGCATGATCGCGTGATCGTCAAGCGTAAAGAAATTGAATCTAAATCTGCTGGCGGCATCGTTCTGACCGGCTCCGCTGCGGGTAAATCCACGCGTGGCGAAGTGCTGGCTGTTGGCAATGGCCGCATCCTTGAAAATGGCGAAGTGAAGCCGCTGGATGTGAAAGTGGGCGACATCGTAATTTTCAACGATGGCTATGGTGTAAAAACCGAGAAGCTGGACGATCAGGAAGTGCTGATCATGTCTGAAAGCGACATTCTGGCAATTGTTGAAGCGTAATCTCACGCGCGAACAAAACTGAACGTACGAATTTAAGGGAAATAACGATATGGCAGCTAAAGACGTAAAATTCGGTAACGACGCTCGTGTGAAAATGCTCCGCGGCGTAAACGTACTGGCAGACGCAGTGAAAGTCACCCTGGGCCCGAAAGGCCGTAACGTGGTGCTGGATAAATCTTTCGGTGCGCCGACCATCACCAAAGACGGCGTGTCCGTAGCACGTGAAATCGAACTGGAAGACAAGTTCGAAAACATGGGTGCCCAGATGGTGAAAGAAGTGGCCTCCAAAGCGAACGACGCGGCAGGCGACGGTACCACCACTGCAACCGTACTGGCACAGGCTATTATCACCGAAGGCCTGAAAGCTGTTGCGGCAGGCATGAACCCGATGGACCTGAAACGCGGTATCGATAAAGCGGTTGTTGCCGCTGTTGAAGAGCTGAAAGCGCTCTCCGTACCGTGCTCTGACTCTAAAGCTATCGCTCAGGTCGGCACCATCTCCGCTAACTCCGATGAAACCGTAGGTAAACTGATTGCCGAAGCGATGGAGAAAGTGGGCAAAGAAGGCGTTATCACTGTTGAAGAAGGCACCGGTCTGCAGGACGAGCTGGATGTGGTTGAAGGTATGCAGTTCGACCGCGGCTACCTGTCTCCGTACTTCATCAACAAGCCGGAAACTGGCGCTGTTGAGCTGGAAAGCCCGTTCATCCTGCTGGCTGACAAAAAAATCTCCAACATCCGCGAAATGCTGCCGGTTCTCGAAGCCGTGGCTAAAGCAGGCAAACCGCTGCTGATCATCGCTGAAGATGTTGAAGGCGAAGCACTGGCGACCCTGGTCGTGAACACCATGCGCGGCATCGTGAAAGTGGCTGCGGTGAAAGCACCGGGCTTCGGCGACCGTCGTAAAGCTATGCTGCAGGATATCGCAATCCTGACTGGCGGTACCGTTATCTCTGAAGAGATCGGTATGGAGCTGGAAAAAGCGACCCTGGAAGATCTGGGTCAGGCGAAACGCGTTGTTATCAACAAAGACACCACCACCATCATCGATGGCGTGGGCGACGAATCCGCAATCCAGGGCCGTGTTGGTCAGATCCGTCAGCAGATCGAAGAAGCGACCTCTGACTACGACCGTGAAAAACTGCAGGAGCGCGTAGCTAAACTGGCTGGCGGCGTTGCGGTTATCAAGGTTGGCGCTGCGACCGAAGTGGAAATGAAAGAGAAGAAAGCCCGCGTTGAAGACGCCCTGCACGCAACCCGTGCTGCGGTGGAAGAAGGCGTGGTTGCTGGTGGCGGTGTAGCGCTGGTGCGTGTTGCTGCGAAACTGACCGAACTGACTGGCCAGAACGAAGACCAGAACGTGGGTATTAAAGTTGCGCTGCGCGCAATGGAAGCTCCGCTGCGTCAGATCGTGTCCAACGCCGGTGAAGAGCCGTCTGTTGTCGCGAACAACGTGAAAGCTGGCGACGGTAACTATGGTTACAACGCGGCGACCGAAGAATACGGCAACATGATCGACATGGGTATCCTGGATCCGACCAAAGTGACCCGTTCTGCACTGCAGTACGCGTCTTCTGTGGCTGGCCTGATGATCACCACCGAGTGCATGGTTACCGATCTGCCGAAAGAAGATAAAGCCGACTTAGGCGCTGCAGGCATGGGCGGCATGGGCGGTATGGGCGGTATGATGTAATTTAATCTTCATACTTCAGGCCCAGTGCGTTGGCTGCATTCATTCACCCCCGTCACTTACTGAGGTAAGCGCCTGGGATTCATGAACTTGCCGCCTGCCTGCAACCTGAATTATTCGATTAAAAACAGAAAACCCCGGTCAGGAATGGCCGGGGTTTTTCTTTTGGTCATCTTTTTAGTATAAGGTCTTACCGGGCTTACGCAGCCCAGGCTATCACCAGCTATTCATAATGGGGAACAACATGCGCTTGAAAGTCACTACAGGAATGGTTGTCGCAGCGCTGCTGCTGGCGGGATGCAGCAACGGTAACTCACTCTCTGCCGCAGGCCAGAGCGTGCGTTTTGTTGAAGAGCAGCCAGGTAAAGAGTGCCGCTTACTGGGCACGGCGACCGGTGAGCAGAGCAACTGGCTTTCTGGTCAGCACGGCGAAGAGGGCGGCTCCATGCGCGGTGCGGCAAACGATCTGCGTAATCAGGCCGCAGCGATGGGCGGCAATGTGCTTTATGGCGTAAGCAGCCCGACCCAGAACCTGCTTTCAAGCTTTGTTCCAACATCCAGCAAAATGGTCGGTCAGGTGTATAAATGCCCGAACTGAAAGTGATATCACCGCATTAACGGTTTTGAAAGATAAAAAGGCGGGTGCGCTGCGCTTACCCGCCCTACGATTTTAACGCCGCGCTGGGTTTGACTGTGGCGGGTGCGCTGCGCTTACCCGCCCTACGATTTTAACGCCGCGTTGGGTTTGACTGTGGCGGCTGCGCTGCGCTTACTTGCCCTACAGGTTTATCGCTGCCGCTTTTTCTGCGTAGGGCGGGTAAGCGCCAGCGCACCCGCCGCCTTGCCATTCACGATAAAATCAATTCTGTCGCAGCTGCAAATCCAGCGGCGTTTTGCTCGGCTCGCCACCAATTTCACGCGCCAGCTTCGGCACCAGATAACCGGAAACCCGCGACAACAGCTCGCGCATAATCGCCCGCGCCTCGTCGTCGCTCACCATAAAATGCGCCGCGCCTTGTACTTTATCCAGCACATGCAGGTAATAGGGCATCACGCCCGCATCAAACAGCGCATTGCTGAGCGCCGCCAGCGTTGCCGCGTTATCGTTCACGCCTTTCAACAGCACGCTCTGGTTCAGCAGCGTAACGCCTGCCGCGCGCAGCTTCGCCATTCCCGCGCGAAACGCGTCGTCAATTTCCTGTGCATGGTTAATGTGATTCACGAGGAGCACCTGCAAACGCGTCTCGCCGAGCAGCCGGACCAGCGCATCGGTAATACGCGCCGGGATAACAATTGGCAGACGGCTGTGGATGCGCAGGCGCTTGATATGTGGGATCGCCTCAAGATGCGCGACCAGCCATTCCAGCTCGTGGTCTTTCGCCATCAGCGGATCGCCGCCGGAGAAAATAATTTCATCCAGCTCCGGGTGCGCGGCGATGTAATCCAGCGCGGCCTGCCAGTTGCGCTTATTGCCCTGGTTATCCGCATACGGGAAATGACGGCGGAAGCAGTAGCGGCAATTCACCGCACAGCCGCCTTTTACCAGCAGCAGCGCGCGATTGTGGTACTTATGAAGGAGGCCTGGCACCACACTGTTTTGCTCTTCCAGCGGATCGGTGGTAAAACCGGGCGCCGCGACAAACTCCTCGCGCGCGGTTAATACCTGGCGCAGCAGCGGATCCTGCGGGTTGCCTTTCTCCATCCGCGCGGCGAACGCGCGCGGTACGCGCAGCGCAAATAACCGGCGCGCGTCGCGACCTGCCAGCAATTCTTCACTGGCGTCTATATTGAGAAGGTGCAGGAGCTCATCGGGATCGGTGATAACATCGGCAAGTTGCGATAACCAATCTTCTCGGGATGGGGTATTTAGGGTTACAATATGCGCCATTTTGTGGCTTAGCTACCAGTTAACAATTTCAGAGGGCCTTATGGCGACTTATTCTAGCAACGATTTTCGTGCCGGTCTTAAAATCATGATGGACGGCGAACCGTACGCCGTTGAATCCAGCGAATTCGTTAAACCGGGTAAAGGTCAGGCGTTCGCACGCGTTAAGCTGCGCCGTCTGCTGACCGGTTCTCGCGTTGAGAAAACCTTTAAATCCACCGACTCCGCTGAAGGCGCAGACGTTGTGGATATGAACCTGACTTACCTCTACAACGACGGTGAGTTCTGGCACTTCATGAACAACGAAACTTTCGAACAGCTGGCTGCGGATGCCAAAGCCGTTGGCGACAACGCGAAATGGCTGCTGGACCAGGCTGAGTGCATCGTGACCCTGTGGAACGGCCAGCCTATCTCCGTTACCCCGCCGAACTTCGTAGAGCTGGAAATCGTGGATACCGATCCGGGCTTGAAAGGCGATACCGCAGGCACCGGTGGCAAACCGGCGACCCTGTCTACCGGCGCTGTGGTAAAAGTACCGCTGTTCGTACAGATCGGCGAAGTCATCAAAGTGGATACCCGCTCTGGTGAATACGTTTCCCGCGTAAAATAATCTCGACTGATATCAGCGGCGTGGTGTCGCCACGCCGCATATTTGCAGAGAACGTTCCATGAAAACCCCGCTGTTACGTCCCCTTTTGATTCTGCTGCTGTGCTCGCTAATCAGCGCCTGTAATACGGCTCGTGGCTTTGGCGAAGATATTCAGCATCTCGGCGGCGCGATTGAGCGCGCAGTAAAATAGTTCTTCTGTTCCTAAAAATCGTTTCCTTCCGGCAGCTTGTCAGTTTTTGTCTATGCTTAAAAAGCTATACACAAATAACTTAGGCTATAAAAGGAAGAGATTATGGTTAAGAAAACAATTGCGGCGCTCTTTTCAGCACTGGTCCTTTCTTCACTGTTGACGGCCTGTAACACCACGCGTGGTGTAGGCGAAGACATTCAGGACGGCGGTAGCGCAATTTCTGGCGCAGCGACTCGCGCATCGCAGTAAGCTTTGCGACGACGGTACGACCCCTCCCGGTGTCGTACCGTTATCTTGCGCACATCTCTGGCAGCGGCACGAACAGCGAAAAGCGGTTATCGGCACCGAGTTTCATGCGAATATTGCGTTTATAGGTGTAAACCGTTTTAACGGCGATGCCCATTTTCCGCGCGATTTCTTCATTGCTCATTCCCACGCTCCACCATTCCAGAATGCGTTCTTCACGCAGCGTCAGTAGCGGCGTAATGGTTTTAGGCTCGCCGAACGGCGGACGTGACATCAGCGCTTTACCAATCATCTGGCCAAGCTCGCGCAGTGGAATAGTTTTATCCACGATGCGCCAGGTTATTTGCTGTGAGCAATAATCATTCAGCACGTCTGAACTACCGCTTTGTAATAAAATAAGGCGCGTAGTATTGCCGCAGGCGGCGAAAATCGAGGAGAACTGATTTACGTGGTGAATATCTCCCATAAACCCGTGAAGATCGGCAATCACCATATTGGGTTGCCATTGAATAAGAAGCTCACGCGCGCGCAGCAAGTGATCGGTTGCCGTCACGTGAAACGGCGCCGCGAAATCTTCAGCGTGGTTAAGCCAGCTTTCGAGCCCGGTACGGCTGAAATGACAGCGGTCAACCAGTAAAATTTTATACATGCTCGGATTCATTATGGAGAGAAAGACGCACCTGCTGACGCCAGCAGGAAAGTGTTTCATCATAGGAAGATTTATCGCTAACTGAACCCGTGATGTACGCGCACAATCGCGGCTATTTCCTGGCTTAACTCACGAGAATCCGCTGGTTTAGGAAAAACCTGGTTGCAAAATGCGCAACAAGAAGGGATGATCCCGCTGTTTAATCACCTGGCCTTGCGGGACGACCTGCAAGCGCGTCATGTTGAACGGGGACGGCCCCAAATAACCTGGAGCTGAATATGTCCTGGTTCGTTCTGTTTATCGCTGGTCTTCTGGAAGTGGTCTGGGCCGTCGGCCTGAAATATACCCACGGTTTTACGCGTGTTGTGCCAAGCCTCATCACCGTTTCGGCGATGATTGTCAGCATTGTGCTGCTTTCATGGGCGATGAAAAGCCTGCCGACCGGCACGGCTTATGCTGTCTGGACGGGGATCGGCGCGGTGGGTGCGGCCATTACCGGCATTCTGCTGTTAGGTGAGTCCGCAAGCCCCGCGAGGCTGATAAGCCTGGGGCTTATCGTCGCGGGGATTATCGGTCTGAAACTCAGCACGCACTAACCGGCGCGCTGGTTTACCCAAATCAGTTTTTCCACCGCGAAGCCCTGACGGGTCGCGGAATCCAGCAGATCCTCTTTCACTTGCTTACTGATGGTTGGCGTGCGGGAGAGGATCCACAGATAACTGCGATCCGGTCCGCAGATCAGCGCATGCTGGTAGTCTTTATCCAGTGCGATAATGTTATATCCGCCGTAGAACGGGCCGAAGAAAGAGACTTTCAGCGCGGCGCGGCGGGTATCGCCGGTGAAATAGGCTTTACCTTCGCTCTGCTGCCATTTGTTACGATCCGGGTTAAAGCCGCGGTTAATCACGTTCAGGCCGCCATCGCCACGCAGGCTGTAGATCGCGGTGACCTGCTCAAGACCGCGCTCAAAGCGGTGATCGAAACGCGCGATTTCATACCACGTGCCGAGATAGCGGTTAACGTTAAAATCCTCCACCACTCTGACACCGCTCGGCGGCGTCGGGGTACTGCAGGCGACAAGCAGTGCTGCAGTCGCGACGGTAGCTATAACAGGGAGTAGTCGAATACGCATGGCGGGATCCTTCTGTTTTTACTGCTAAGTGTAGATGCCCGTAGCGGTTTTGTAACATCAGAGAAGGGAAATAGTCAGGAAGAAAAGCGCCGCTTCGTGAGAAGCGGCGACAGGGTTCAGAGTGTAACTACGCCAATCAGCGTCACGACCGTCAGAATGGCGGCCAGACCATAGAACACCCATTTCCCGGCAGGAACGTGGATTTTCAGGTCATGCATACCGTGATGAATGCGGTGCAGGCCACACCACAGCGGCAGCACAATCATCAGGAGCAGGAACAGGCGGCCCACCCAGCTCTGGGCGAACGCCAGCACGCGCTCGTAGCTGAATGCGCCTTCCGGCCCTATGCCGAGCGGCAGCAGAATGCCCACCAGCAGGATGATGACCGGCGCGATAATCGCGCACCACATGCCGCCTGCGCCAAACAGGCCCCAGAATACCGGCTCGTCGGAGCGTTTCGGGTGTTGATTAATCACGATATCCTCCTTACCAGACCAGGGCGATAAACAGCACGACAATCGTGACAAGCACCGTCACGCCCCACAGCCCGCGGATCACCGGCTCCGGCCCCATTTTTTCGTCTTTCACCACCACGATGGCGGCTTTCGGCGCCAGTTCAAACCAGGTTTTGGTGTGTAGCAGCGCCGCCAGCAGCGTGATGATGTTCAGTAACACGACGACAGGGTTTTGCAGAAAACCGACAAAACCGGCCCAGCTCTCCGGGCCATGCTTAAGCGCGAACAGGCCATAAATCAGTACAAGGCTGAACCAGACAGCAGGCACCGAGGTGCCTTCGCGCAGCATGTAAAAGCGGTAGAAGGGCAGTTGCTTCCACCAGCCTGTTTCCATCGTCCGTACATAAGGCTTACGTTTCGAGGTCATCATTCACTCCTTGCGCCGGGTTTGAGCATGGCGATTAAGAAATCCTTCGAGCTCTCCACTTTGCTCTGCTGGATAGCCGCGGCCGGATCGACATGTTTCGGGCAGACTTCCGAGCAGAAGCCAACAAACGTACAGGTCCAGACGCCGTTCTGGCTGTTAAGCTGCGGCATACGCGCCTTCTGGCCCTTATCGCGGCTGTCGAGGTTATAGCGGTGCGCGAGCGTGATCGCCGCCGGGCCGATGAACTCCGGGTTCAGGCCAAACTGTGGGCAGGCGGCGTAGCACAGGCCGCAGTTGATGCAGCCGGAGAACTGATGGTATTTCGCCATCTGTGCCGGCGTCTGGGTGTTTGGCCCCTGTTCCGGCTTTCTCGGGTTGCCGATGATATAAGGCTTAATGGCTTCGAGGCTCTCGATAAAGTGGGTCATATCGACAACCAAATCGCGCTCGATCGGGAAATTCGCCAGCGCCTCGACTTTCATACCGGAGGTGTAATCGCGCAGGAACGTTTTACAGGCGAGTTTCGGCACGCGGTTGACCATCATGCCGCAGGAGCCGCAGATAGCCATGCGGCACGACCAGCGATAGCTTAAATCCGGCGCCAGGTTGTCTTTGATATAGCCGAGCGCGTCAAGCAGCGAGGTTTGCTCATCCCAGGGCACGTCGTAAAACGCGCTGTGCGGCGCGTTATCGGTTTCCGGGTTATAACGCACGACTTCAATGCGCAGCGTTTTCATCTCAGCCATTCGCCGTCTCCTTTTTATCGGCCGCTTCCGACTCCGCGCCATAAACGCGTTTCGCCGGAGGCAGAGTGGTAATCTTCACGTCGCTGTAATCGAGGCGGGTGGTACCGTCTGCGTCGCGAAAGGCGAGGGTATGACGCAGAAAGTTCACGTCATCGCGCTCGGTACAGCCTTCGTCAAGACGCTGATGCGCGCCGCGCGACTCTTTGCGCGCCATCGCGGAGTGCGCCATACATTCAGCAACGTTCAGGCCGTGGCCAAGCTCAATGGTGTAGAGCAAATCGGTGTTGAAGACGCTGGAAGTGTCGCTAATGCGCACACGTTTAAAGCGCTCCTGCAATTCAGCAAGTTTATCGATGGTTTTCTGCATCAGTTCAGGTGTGCGGTAAATGCCGCAGCCTTCTTCCATCGAGAGGCCCATTTCATCGCGGATTTTCGCCCAGCTTTCGTTGCCGTCCTGGTTCACCAGCGCGTGCAGACGCGCTTCGACATCCGCGGCCTGTGCGTTCAGCACGTCGTCACGGGTGGATGTCACTTCCATCGCGCGTTCCATCGCCTGCGTGCCTGCCAGTTGGCCGAATACGACCAGCTCCGCCAATGAGTTTGAACCAAGACGGTTCGCGCCATGCAGCCCCACGGACGAGCATTCGCCCACGGCAAACAGCCCCTTGATGCGGGTTTCGCACTGCTGATTGGTTTCGATGCCGCCCATGGTGTAATGCGCCGTCGGGCGCACGGGAATCGGCTCTTTGACCGGATCGACACCCACGTAGGCTTTCGCCAGCTCGCAAATGAACGGTAGCCGCTCCAGCAGTTTTTTCTCGCCGAGGTGGCGTAGATCGAGATAGACCACATCCCCGCGCGGCGTAGAGATGGTGTTGCCTTTGCGCCACTCGTGCCAGAAGGCCTGCGATACTTTATCGCGCGGCCCCAGTTCCATATATTTGTTCTTCGGCTCGCCGAGCGGCGTTTCCGGCCCCATGCCGTAATCCTGTAAATAGCGATAGCCGTTTTTATTCACCAGAATGCCGCCCTCGCCACGGCAGCCTTCCGTCATCAGAATGCCGGAGCCGGGCAGACCGGTCGGGTGATACTGCACGAACTCCATATCGCGCAGTGGCACGCCGTGCGCCAGCGCCATGCCCATGCCGTCGCCAGTGACGATGCCGCCGTTGGTGTTATAGCGATAGACGCGCCCCGCGCCGCCGGTCGCCATCACCACCGCGTTCGCCCGGATCTGCACGAGCGTACCTTCCATCATGTTCATCGCCACCAGGCCGCGCGCCTGCCCGTCATCCACCAGAATATCGAGGACGAAATGCTCATCGAAGCGCTGGATTTGCGGGAATTGCAGGGAGGTCTGGAACAGGGTGTGGAGCATATGGAAGCCGGTTTTGTCGGCGGCAAACCAGGTCCGCTCGATTTTCATGCCGCCAAAGCGTCTGACGTTGACCGAGCCGTCTGGTCGGCGGCTCCACGGGCAGCCCCATTGCTCAAGCTGAGTCATTTCACGCGGGCAATGTTTAACGAAATAGTCCACCACATCCTGCTCGCACAGCCAGTCGCCGCCTGCGACCGTGTCGTGGAAATGATACTCAAAACTGTCATGATCCTGGGCAACGGCCGCCGAACCGCCTTCGGCGGCGACGGTATGACTACGCATCGGATAGACTTTTGAAATCAGTGCGATTTTAGCGTTGGGATTACGCTCGGCCGCCGCAATGGCTGCCCGCAGTCCCGCGCCGCCGGCACCGATAATGGCGAGATCGGCTTGAAAAGTATGCACGACATTCCTCCGGGTTTTAGTTATTCCCACCGCGCGGTAACAAAGGCGAAAACTCGGGGCTGCGCGGGGGTAAAGCATTCCCCTGCTCCTTTTTGGGTAGGTGAGTATAACCTTAGCCCTAAAGGGGAAATTTGATGTGTTCGATTTTTTGGGGCGGTGCGACGCGTTTTACACGCCGGGTTAATTGAAGTGGCTCACAAAACGCAAATCTGGCGTGAGTAAAGGAAAAAAGTGCGCAAAATTTGTCTGGCGAACGGGATACGAGTAGACTTCGTGCCCTTGTTTGACGACGGAGAAAGTACCATGAGCGAGACGGCCACCTGGCAGCCGAGCGCATCCATCCCCAACCTGTTAAAACGCGCCGCCATCATGGCGGAGATCCGCCGTTTTTTCGCGGACCGCGGCGTACTGGAGGTGGAAACCCCCTGCATGAGCCAGGCGACGGTAACCGATATCCACCTGTTCCCGTTTGAAACGCGTTTCGTCGGCCCCGGCCATTCCCAGGGGATTAATCTCTATCTGATGACCAGCCCGGAATATCACATGAAACGCCTGCTGGCGGCGGGCTGTGGGCCGGTGTATCAGCTGTGCCGAAGCTTTCGTAATGAAGAGATGGGGCGTCATCACAACCCGGAATTCACGATGCTGGAGTGGTATCGCCCGCATTACGATATGTACCGCCTGATGAACGAGGTGGACGATCTTCTGCAGCAGGTGCTGGAGTGCCAGCCCGCCGAGACCATTTCCTACCAGCAGGCGTTCCAGCGCCATCTGGAGATAGACCCGCTGTCGGCGGATAAAACGCAGTTGCGCGAGGTAGCGGCGAAGCTTGACCTGAGCAATATCGCGGATACCGAAGAAGATCGCGACACGCTCCTGCAGCTCTTGTTCTCTATGGGCGTTGAGCCACACATCGGTAAAGATCGCCCGGTGTTTGTGTATCACTTCCCGGCAAGCCAGGCGGCGCTCGCGCAAATCAGCACCGAAGATCACCGCGTGGCGGAGCGTTTTGAGGTCTATTACAAAGGCATTGAGCTGGCGAATGGTTTCCATGAGCTGACCGACGCGCGCGAACAGCAGCAGCGTTTCGAGCAGGATAACCGCAAACGCCTTCAGCGCGGACTGCCGCAGCAGCCGGTGGATTACAACCTGCTGGAAGCGCTGAAAGTGGGCCTGCCAGATTGTTCCGGCGTGGCGCTGGGCGTCGATCGCCTGATCATGCTGGCGCTGGGCGCAGAGAGCCTCGCTGAAGTTATCGCCTTTACGGTTGATCGGGCATAACGGCTGGATGCTTACTTGTGGCGGGTGCGCTTCGCTTACCCGCCCTACGGTGTTAGATAAGGCTTAATTTGCCTTTGTAGGGTGGGTAAGCGCAGCGCACCCACCTTTACTAAACGACTTCAACAACAGAATTGCCGACATAAAAAAGGAGCCTTGCGGCTCCTTTTTCGTTACATACTGCCCGGCGCGCGGCTGGTGCGCCCGGCTGAACTTAACGTTCGCGCCATGCGCTTGCCGTCGAGGCTCTCCAGACGCATCTGGAACGGCGGGAATGGCATCTCGATGCCGTGTTCGCGGAAGCCCTGCAAAATCAGCTGATGGATTTCGTGGCGCAGCGGCATGCGGTGTCCCATCTCGGCGGCGTGAATACGCAGTTCAAAGAGCTGAATACCCTGCTGCAAATCGACCAGGAACACTTCCGGCGGCGGGTTATCAATCACATACGAGCACTTCTCAGCGGCACGATAGAGGATCTGCGTTACCTCTTCGCTGTTAGCATCTGCCGGAGCAGGCACCGTCAGCACCACGCGCGTGACCGAATCCGAGAGCGACCAGTTAATAAACTGCTCGGTAATGAACGCCTTATTCGGCACGATTATCTCTTTACGGTCCCAGTCGCTGATGGTCGTCGCGCGCGTGTTGATGCGCGTCACGCTGCCGGTTAGATCGCGAATGGTCACGGTATCGCCGATACGAATCGGCTTTTCAAAGAGAATAATCAGGCCCGAAATAAAGTTGGCGAAAATCTCCTGTAAGCCGAAACCGAGCCCCACACCGAGCGCCGCCACCAGCCATTGCAGCTTCGACCACTCAATACCAATCATGGAGAAGCCCACCAGGCCGCCTATCAGCATCAGCAGATATTTGGTGATGGTGGTAATGGCGTAACCGGTGCCCGGCGTCAGCTCCAGATGTTGCAGGACGACCAGCTCCAGCAGCGCGGGCAGGTTACGCACCAGCTGCGTGGTGACGATAAACACCAGAATGGCGATCAGCACCGCGCCAAGCGTAATCGGTTCAATGCTCTCAACGCCCTGCACGGTTGAGGTGACATCCCACAGCGAAATATTCTCAAGGAACCCGAAAGCCGAGTGAATTTCCGACCACAGCACAATCACGGACAGCAGTGCGATAAGCGTCAGGATCGAGCGCACCAGGCGCAGCGACTGGGCGCTGATCGCATCCAGATCAAGCTCCGCGACTTCCACTTCCACGCTGCCTTCGGTGCTATGCCCGTGGTGCGGTTCTTCTTCGCCGCGGGCGCGCTGGGCCAGAATTTCCGCGCGACGCGAGCGGGCGCGATCAAAGGCCAGGCGACGGCGCTGAATGAGCATCCAGCGGCGAATGATGTGGTAAATCACCAGCAGCAGGAACCAGATGGCGACAGACGTTTCCAGAC
This sequence is a window from Cronobacter sakazakii. Protein-coding genes within it:
- the epmA gene encoding elongation factor P--(R)-beta-lysine ligase; the protein is MSETATWQPSASIPNLLKRAAIMAEIRRFFADRGVLEVETPCMSQATVTDIHLFPFETRFVGPGHSQGINLYLMTSPEYHMKRLLAAGCGPVYQLCRSFRNEEMGRHHNPEFTMLEWYRPHYDMYRLMNEVDDLLQQVLECQPAETISYQQAFQRHLEIDPLSADKTQLREVAAKLDLSNIADTEEDRDTLLQLLFSMGVEPHIGKDRPVFVYHFPASQAALAQISTEDHRVAERFEVYYKGIELANGFHELTDAREQQQRFEQDNRKRLQRGLPQQPVDYNLLEALKVGLPDCSGVALGVDRLIMLALGAESLAEVIAFTVDRA